A stretch of DNA from Asticcacaulis sp.:
CGGGGTCGGTTCCAAGTTCCTCGAACGCTGCCTGGAATGGCCAGAGATGATCGAGGTCGATCGCATCCTGGTGCGCGATGCCTCGAAGCGCCGCGATCATCCGCTGGCGGCGAAATTCACATCGGATGCCCGGTCGTTCGTACGCAATGATGTCGATGTGTTCGTCGATATCGGCACGGGCGTGTCGCCCTCGGCCGAACTGCTGGAAGGCTTCCTCAAGGCCGGTGTTTCGGTCACCAGCGCCAACAAGCAGGCTGTGGCCGCCTCAGCCGACAAGCTGCGCGCCGCCGCAAAGGCTTCCGGCGCCATGCTGACCTATTCGGCTTCGGTAGGTGGCGGGGCCCCGATCATCGAAGCGCTGAAACGTGCCGTGGCCGCCGGCCACAAGATCAAGTCGCTGGCCGGTGTGCTCAACGGCACCTCCAACTTCGTCATCGATCAGGTGGAATCGGGCAAGACCTTCGACGCCGCCATGGATGAAGCCCGTCGCTTAGGTTTCGCCGAGCCGGACTCGACCGCCGATCTCGACGGCACCGATGTCGGCGCCAAGCTGAAACTGCTGCGCGAAATCGCCTTCCCTGGCCAGACGCCGAAACATATCGAGGTCGGCCAGATCACCGAGGAGTCGCTGGTCATTCCGAAGGGCAAGGGCCTGCGCTATGTGGCGCGCGCCTATCCGACGGCGAACGGCCTGGAAGGTTCGATGAAGCTGGAAGTGCTGGATGCCAATCATTATCTCGTCGGCGCGCGTGGCGAGCAAAACCGCGCCATAATCGAATTGGATAATGGTGAGACCTGGTACGTCACCGGCAAGGGCGCCGGCGCCTGGCCGACCTCGGAATCGCTGCTGGCCGATACCCTGCAAATCGCCCGCGAGATGCCCCTCAAGTGACGCCGGCTGCCTTCAACGCCTTCTGCGCCAGTTTGCCCCAATCCACCCATGTGGTGCAGTGGGGCGGGGCCGATGTCTGGAAGGTAGGGGGAAAGGTCTACGCGATTGCGGGTTGGTTGGATGATATCGGGCTTTCGGTCAGTTTCAAGGTGACGCCGATCGGTTATGAAATCCTCAGCGACGCCGATGGCTGCAGGCCGGCGCCCTATTTGGCCTCACGCGGCATGAAGTGGATTCAGGCCAGGGGCATCCCCGATGATGACCTGATGGATCATGTGCGCGGGTCATATGATATTATTGTCGCCGCCCTGCCGAAGAAAACGAGACGCGAACTGGGACTTTCATGAACTATAGACACGGCTTTCACGCCGGGAATTTTGCCGATCTCGCCAAGCACGCCGCCGTGCTGACCCTGTTGCGCCTGCTGCGGAACAATGAAAAGCCGCTGCTGGTGGTCGATACGCACGCCGGCGCCGGCTATTACGACCTGTCCAATCCTGACTTTTCCCGCTCGAAAGAGGCCGAAGCCGGCATCAAGTACCTGATGGGGCGCGACGTGCCGGAAAGCCTGAAACCGCTGGCCGATTATGTCCGGGCCAAGAACGCCAAGGCGGGGTTCAAGGGACAGATCGGCATCTATCCGGGGTCGCCGGTGCTGATCCTCGATCACCAGCGCGCCGGTGACCAGTATGTCGGCTGCGAACTGCGTGACGATGATGTGCGCCTGCTGGCCGAACGCATCGAGCCACGCGGTCAGGCGATCAAGGCTGATGGCTACAAGGTGGCCCGGCAAACCACCGAGGGCGATGAGGATTTGCTATACCTGATCGATCCGCCGTTTGAAAAACCGGATGACTATAAGCAGATTACCGAGACGGTGCGTGATGTGCTGACGCTCAGGGGCAATGCGCGCTTCCTGATCTGGCTGCCGCTCAAGGACCTGGAAACCTTCGATTCCTGGCTGCGTCATATGGAACGTGAAATCGGCGAAATCGCCCAGATGGTGGTGGCCGAACTTCGTCTGCGGCCACTGTGGAATCCGATGAAAATGAACGGCTGCGCCCTGGTGACGGTCAATGCGCCGGATGATTTCGCCCCCCTGCTGACCGCCATCTGTGAGGATGTGGTGGCGACTTTCGGCGAAACAGGCGGACAGGCGCGCATAAGGATATTGTGATCGCTCGCCATATTGGCGATTAATACCCGCCATGCTATGTTGCGCCGCAATATTCCCATAACCCAGAGGCCGAGATGTTAAGCATGACCGATTACCCGACGCCGAAATTTCCCGCCACTCCGGAAGAGGTCAAGGCGGCCTCCGAAAAAGTGGTGAACTTCTGGGTCGGTGCCCTGTCGCCGATGTGGGTGCCCTTCTGGGCGGCCTCGAGCTTTGGCCTGGGCGCCTGGGCTATGACGCAGAGCCTCACCAAGAGCGAAGGCATGTTGAAGGACATGCCGCAAATGACCGATCTTGCCGGCAAATGGCCGGGCTTCGGCGTCTGGGGGGCGTCTTCGGCCGCTGCGGAACCTGCGGTCAAGACTTCGGTCGATGCGGCGGCGGATATGGCGAAAACCACTGTCAAGGCCGCTGTGGAAACCGTTGAAAAGGTGGCGGATACGGTCACTGAGATCGCCCCTGAGCCCGAAGTCGTCTTTGATCCGGTGATCGAAGCCCCGGTGGCGGTTAGCGATGCGGTGGTGGAAGCGCCAGCCGTTCTTAAAGCGGCCGCCAAGGTCGAACCCAAGCCGATCGCCAAGGCCGTCTCGGCAGTCAAAAAGCCCACGAAAAAGGTTTAAGCGCGCGCCGGCCGGATATCGACCACGATCGGCCGATGGTCCGATCCGTTATCCGGCCCCACCTTGCGGCGTGACAGGCTGAAATTCCTGCCGGCGAAGGCGTTGTCGATGCCGATGCGCAATATGCCCGGCAATACAGAAGGCCATGTGCCAATCGGCGCCGCCATCGGCTTGAAGCCCATGTCGTGCGCGAAATCCTGCAACAGATAGGCGCTTAAATCAGAGTTGAAGTCCCCGACCATAACGGTGTTCGGGCGCTGATCCGGCGATATGTCCGCCCCCAGTCGCGTCATTTGCGACGACTGGCAGTCATGGGTCTCGATCTTCGGCTGGCAAAGATGCACGACGGCCAGGTGCATCAGGCCCTGGGGCGTGCGGATGTCTAGCATGTCGAAACTGTATTCCGTGTCGCCGCGATGGCTCGACAGGATCGGGTAACGGGAATAGACGACCGTATCGTGGTATTTGTAATGGTACGGATAGCGGCTGTCGACCATCGGCGTGTATTTGGGATCGGTCAGGTTTTCAACCGTGGCGATGATATCCGGTTTCTCCACATCCACCCAGTCCAGCAGGCGCTCCGGTGTCTTGTTGTGGATATACAGGTTGGCGAACATCAGCCGCACAGCCGGCACCGTGTCCTGCGCCGGAGCTTGCGTCACGAAGGCCTGCGGCGCCAGGGCCAACAGCCAGACGCCACTGGCGACCGCGCCCAATCGCCAGGCGGCTTTCTCGCGGACCAGCCAGAAGGCGAAGGTCAGGCCCACTGTCAGAGACAGAAATGGCAGGGTGAAGATATCGAGGAGATAGAGCAGGGGGTAATGAAAGGTCTTGAGGCAGATCAGTCCGCCTGCCAGCGACAGGGCGGATGCGCCGATACATAGACTTGACCAGCTTGTTCTGAGGACAGTGATCACGCGCATCTGAGTCCAATCAGTATTGACAAAAGCGGTGTCCGCCCCGCTACTGGTTAATAATGCCAGTCTGTAGCGTCTATATGTGTCGATCCATCGGGGGGCAAGGGCCAGAGCCTTTTCCCAATTAAATAATCTGGAAAAGGCTCCGGCCTTTTTCGTTTATACGCACTTTTTAATCCAAAAAGTGCGGACACTTTTGGGAAAGTGCTCATGTTCGCAAAAACACATGACGAGGTACGGCGCATCTATGACTCGGTCGATACGGTAAAGCGCCTGTCTGATCGCATCATCGGCATCGGGCCTATCAAT
This window harbors:
- a CDS encoding homoserine dehydrogenase, with the protein product MSVLVVKFGGSVLTSESALQRAVSEIYRYVRDAHKVIAVVSAFKGQTDQLLRLAGSYTQASVSSATPHLVATGEMRAASLLAMACERSGIVTQFRSANEIGLVAEGEHLNANPVSIKAEVLTGDLEKVDLVVVPGYVAENAAGEPVLLGRGGSDLTAVFIAKALGVTARLIKDVDAVYDADPANVGDSAKPYESLNWDEALKIAFPVVQGKAMRFAADNGLTVQVAGLARGYETTLGTETVYRKAQTLKRPIRIAVMGAGGVGSKFLERCLEWPEMIEVDRILVRDASKRRDHPLAAKFTSDARSFVRNDVDVFVDIGTGVSPSAELLEGFLKAGVSVTSANKQAVAASADKLRAAAKASGAMLTYSASVGGGAPIIEALKRAVAAGHKIKSLAGVLNGTSNFVIDQVESGKTFDAAMDEARRLGFAEPDSTADLDGTDVGAKLKLLREIAFPGQTPKHIEVGQITEESLVIPKGKGLRYVARAYPTANGLEGSMKLEVLDANHYLVGARGEQNRAIIELDNGETWYVTGKGAGAWPTSESLLADTLQIAREMPLK
- a CDS encoding MmcQ/YjbR family DNA-binding protein: MTPAAFNAFCASLPQSTHVVQWGGADVWKVGGKVYAIAGWLDDIGLSVSFKVTPIGYEILSDADGCRPAPYLASRGMKWIQARGIPDDDLMDHVRGSYDIIVAALPKKTRRELGLS
- the rlmJ gene encoding 23S rRNA (adenine(2030)-N(6))-methyltransferase RlmJ — translated: MNYRHGFHAGNFADLAKHAAVLTLLRLLRNNEKPLLVVDTHAGAGYYDLSNPDFSRSKEAEAGIKYLMGRDVPESLKPLADYVRAKNAKAGFKGQIGIYPGSPVLILDHQRAGDQYVGCELRDDDVRLLAERIEPRGQAIKADGYKVARQTTEGDEDLLYLIDPPFEKPDDYKQITETVRDVLTLRGNARFLIWLPLKDLETFDSWLRHMEREIGEIAQMVVAELRLRPLWNPMKMNGCALVTVNAPDDFAPLLTAICEDVVATFGETGGQARIRIL
- a CDS encoding endonuclease/exonuclease/phosphatase family protein encodes the protein MITVLRTSWSSLCIGASALSLAGGLICLKTFHYPLLYLLDIFTLPFLSLTVGLTFAFWLVREKAAWRLGAVASGVWLLALAPQAFVTQAPAQDTVPAVRLMFANLYIHNKTPERLLDWVDVEKPDIIATVENLTDPKYTPMVDSRYPYHYKYHDTVVYSRYPILSSHRGDTEYSFDMLDIRTPQGLMHLAVVHLCQPKIETHDCQSSQMTRLGADISPDQRPNTVMVGDFNSDLSAYLLQDFAHDMGFKPMAAPIGTWPSVLPGILRIGIDNAFAGRNFSLSRRKVGPDNGSDHRPIVVDIRPARA